The following coding sequences lie in one Vibrio splendidus genomic window:
- a CDS encoding VOC family protein, which produces MNPSAVLIHVPDVAKGLEWYKKAFPESVSVYHPDFDFTVLDLNGFSLEIVQADEKVGTGKSGTVVYWSVDNLSAALGHFEALGAYLYRGPMEIEDGLSMCQVEDPFGNLIGLRGITT; this is translated from the coding sequence ATGAATCCATCAGCGGTTCTTATTCATGTCCCAGATGTAGCTAAAGGGCTTGAATGGTACAAGAAAGCTTTTCCTGAATCGGTTTCTGTTTACCACCCTGACTTTGATTTCACGGTACTCGACCTAAATGGTTTTTCGCTAGAAATAGTCCAAGCTGACGAAAAAGTTGGTACTGGTAAAAGTGGCACTGTTGTTTACTGGTCAGTAGATAATTTATCTGCTGCTTTAGGTCATTTTGAAGCTCTAGGTGCGTATCTTTATCGTGGGCCAATGGAAATTGAAGATGGGCTGTCGATGTGCCAAGTTGAAGACCCGTTTGGAAACTTAATAGGACTACGTGGGATAACCACATAA
- the nirD gene encoding nitrite reductase small subunit NirD produces MKNWTTVCSTRDLTPNGGICAKVDDNQVAIFYCKRSDTLYGLSNYDPVGKANVMSRGIIGSLSGEPYVASPLYKQHYHLETGACLEQPELKLVKFEVRKQGEHVQVLAPLAIAS; encoded by the coding sequence ATGAAAAATTGGACAACCGTATGCAGCACTAGAGATTTAACCCCAAATGGTGGCATTTGCGCCAAAGTAGACGATAACCAAGTGGCTATTTTTTACTGTAAGCGCAGCGACACGCTTTATGGGCTCTCTAATTACGACCCTGTCGGCAAAGCGAATGTGATGTCACGTGGTATCATTGGTTCATTAAGCGGTGAGCCTTACGTAGCTTCGCCCTTATACAAGCAGCATTACCACTTAGAAACTGGCGCATGCCTTGAACAACCCGAACTCAAGCTCGTTAAATTTGAAGTTCGCAAGCAAGGTGAACACGTACAAGTTCTCGCACCGCTTGCTATCGCCAGTTAA
- the nirB gene encoding nitrite reductase large subunit NirB — MSKKKIVVVGNGMVGHKFIDNILQSESDDFDVITFSEEPRLAYDRVQLTAYFKRGNAEDLALTSEEYYQSNGVNYLLNAKVAQLDTDNKCVVTESGHTESYDTLILATGSFPFVPPIPGNDQEHCHVYRTIEDLDAIELSSKSSKSGVVIGGGLLGLEAANAVKNLGLETHVVEFAPRLMAVQLDDGGGALLRRKIEDLGVQVHTEKATSEIVAGETSRYRMNFADGTHLETDMIVFSAGIRPQDALARSSDIAIGERGGIVINDHCQTNIDNVYAIGECALWDNKIFGLVAPGYSMAKVAAAHIISDGASDASFTGADMSTKLKLLGVDVASIGEVHGQTEGAQSYTYNDEIEQVYKRLIISADGKKIVGAVLVGDAEAYGSLLQIKQNDMPLPENPSVLILPNLADDSGSAMGVEALPDSAVICSCFDVTKGDIKDAVSAGCTTMAALKETTNASTGCGGCSALTKQVLDSELSNLGVEVSNDICEHFAYSRQELTDIIRVNKIKTFDELLDSHGNGLGCTVCKPAVGSILASYWNDYILEDQHIELQDTNDIYLGNMQKDGTYSVVPRIAGGEITPDKLIVLGEVAKEFDLYTKITGGQRVDLFGAQLNELPIIWKKLIDAGFETGHAYGKSVRTVKSCVGSTWCRYGIDDSVGLAIRLENRYKGLRSPHKTKFAVSGCTRECAEAQSKDFGIIATDKGWNLYICGNGGMRPRHGDLFATDLDESTLLQYIDRILMFYTRTADRLQRTSVWMENLEGGIEYLKQVVIEDKLNVVEELEADIALNIEKYQCEWKTTIENPEKMKRFQHYINSEEMDTSLSFIKEREQRFPKPSLSDSSEKVRNEALTNSEQIEVTEVS; from the coding sequence ATGAGCAAGAAGAAGATCGTCGTCGTTGGTAACGGTATGGTTGGACACAAATTTATCGACAACATATTACAATCAGAAAGTGATGATTTTGATGTAATTACTTTCAGCGAAGAACCTAGGTTAGCCTATGACCGAGTCCAGCTTACAGCTTACTTCAAACGTGGAAATGCCGAAGATTTGGCATTGACCAGCGAAGAGTATTACCAAAGCAATGGCGTCAACTACCTATTAAACGCAAAAGTCGCTCAACTAGACACTGACAATAAGTGCGTTGTGACAGAGTCGGGACATACCGAGAGTTATGACACATTAATTCTAGCGACAGGTTCATTTCCTTTTGTTCCTCCTATTCCCGGTAACGACCAAGAACATTGCCACGTTTATCGCACCATCGAAGACTTAGACGCTATTGAATTATCAAGCAAAAGCAGTAAATCGGGCGTGGTTATTGGTGGTGGCCTGCTTGGCTTAGAAGCCGCAAATGCAGTTAAAAACCTTGGTTTGGAAACCCATGTGGTGGAGTTCGCTCCTCGCCTGATGGCCGTACAGTTGGATGACGGTGGCGGTGCGCTTTTACGCCGTAAAATTGAAGACCTTGGTGTTCAGGTTCACACTGAGAAGGCAACCTCTGAGATAGTCGCGGGTGAGACTTCTCGCTACCGTATGAACTTCGCAGACGGCACCCATCTTGAAACCGATATGATTGTGTTTTCTGCGGGTATTCGTCCTCAAGATGCCCTAGCTCGTAGCTCTGATATTGCCATTGGTGAACGTGGCGGCATCGTGATTAACGATCATTGCCAAACCAACATTGACAATGTGTATGCGATTGGTGAATGTGCACTTTGGGACAACAAGATCTTCGGCTTAGTGGCTCCTGGCTATTCAATGGCGAAAGTCGCAGCAGCGCATATCATCTCTGATGGCGCGAGCGACGCTTCGTTTACTGGTGCCGACATGAGCACTAAGCTCAAACTGCTTGGTGTTGATGTCGCAAGTATAGGTGAAGTACACGGCCAAACAGAAGGTGCTCAATCGTATACTTATAACGACGAAATCGAGCAAGTTTACAAACGCCTTATCATCTCAGCTGATGGTAAAAAGATTGTTGGTGCAGTATTGGTGGGTGACGCCGAAGCTTACGGGTCACTACTGCAAATCAAACAAAATGATATGCCTCTTCCTGAAAACCCATCCGTGCTTATTCTGCCAAACCTCGCGGACGATTCTGGTTCAGCAATGGGTGTTGAAGCCCTGCCTGACAGCGCAGTGATTTGTTCGTGTTTTGATGTGACCAAAGGCGATATCAAAGACGCCGTATCTGCTGGATGCACCACCATGGCAGCATTAAAAGAAACAACCAATGCTTCAACAGGTTGTGGTGGTTGTTCTGCGCTTACTAAACAAGTTTTAGACAGTGAACTAAGCAACCTTGGTGTGGAAGTCTCAAACGATATTTGTGAGCACTTTGCCTATTCTCGACAAGAACTTACCGACATTATCCGCGTCAACAAAATTAAGACATTCGATGAGCTATTGGATTCTCATGGCAATGGATTGGGCTGTACAGTCTGTAAGCCTGCAGTCGGTTCAATTTTGGCTTCTTACTGGAATGATTACATCCTAGAAGATCAGCATATTGAACTGCAAGACACCAACGATATCTACCTAGGCAACATGCAAAAAGACGGCACTTATTCAGTTGTGCCACGTATTGCAGGCGGTGAAATCACACCTGACAAATTGATCGTGCTTGGCGAAGTCGCGAAAGAGTTCGACCTTTACACCAAAATCACCGGTGGTCAGCGTGTCGATTTGTTTGGTGCGCAGCTTAACGAACTGCCTATCATTTGGAAAAAGCTGATTGATGCAGGTTTCGAAACAGGCCACGCCTACGGTAAGTCGGTTCGTACTGTTAAGTCGTGTGTGGGTAGCACTTGGTGCCGATACGGTATCGACGACAGCGTAGGCTTAGCGATTCGATTAGAGAACCGCTACAAAGGGCTACGCTCGCCACATAAAACCAAGTTTGCAGTTTCTGGCTGTACTCGTGAATGTGCAGAAGCGCAGTCGAAAGACTTCGGCATTATCGCGACCGACAAAGGTTGGAACCTCTACATCTGTGGTAACGGTGGTATGCGCCCTCGCCATGGTGACCTTTTTGCTACCGACCTTGATGAAAGCACCCTTCTGCAATACATAGACCGCATTCTGATGTTCTACACACGTACCGCAGATCGCCTACAACGTACATCAGTATGGATGGAAAACCTTGAAGGCGGCATTGAATACCTCAAACAAGTCGTGATTGAAGACAAGCTCAATGTTGTTGAAGAACTTGAAGCAGATATCGCCCTCAATATCGAAAAATACCAGTGTGAGTGGAAAACCACCATCGAAAACCCTGAAAAGATGAAACGCTTCCAGCACTACATCAACAGCGAAGAGATGGACACTAGCCTTTCATTCATCAAAGAACGAGAGCAGCGTTTCCCTAAGCCGAGCTTGAGCGATTCATCTGAGAAAGTTCGAAATGAAGCCCTCACCAATTCTGAACAAATTGAAGTTACCGAAGTGTCATAG
- a CDS encoding FRG domain-containing protein — translation MYNLFVTAEDGAWERNNYQYDRSRFLEYTNQNLSEALKNLNESNIDLLKSYPCLFAYEGTRSDVYIGYLTSIKERNRTVLIEFQISQDIDPIPFAQIEPIADLLDIRGWEMNRTHWAVKHEDLFVRLKNQGIPLNNVQDISKSGKPTAEKSQSPTITKLQGFIKKVLSYQYGKDREIFYRGHSSKDQYKLEPSLFRKDKEGNYLYLDVEHIICRELLVSNSADFSSDIYTLDRLVRMQHYSLPTRLLDITSNPLIALYFACKGSSEESGEVIIFAVKRENVKYFDSDVASCISNLSRLPKSEKDKIDFNLDIEDFNEQKSVRRLLHFIKEEKPFFEPIIDPKDMRKVICVKGKKSNDRITSQSGAFLLFGHEVIFDEKGTEEIEVLRITITNKTVLLKELDLLNINESTVFPYIENSARYVADKYKFNKAFKSNS, via the coding sequence ATGTATAATTTGTTTGTGACAGCTGAAGATGGAGCCTGGGAGCGGAATAATTATCAATACGATCGAAGTCGATTTCTTGAATACACAAACCAGAATCTATCTGAAGCACTTAAAAATCTTAATGAATCAAATATTGATTTACTAAAAAGCTATCCATGCCTCTTTGCCTACGAAGGGACGAGAAGCGACGTTTACATTGGATACTTAACGTCGATCAAAGAGCGAAATAGAACAGTATTAATTGAATTTCAAATTTCTCAAGATATTGATCCTATCCCATTCGCCCAAATTGAGCCAATTGCAGATCTTCTAGATATACGCGGTTGGGAAATGAATCGAACTCATTGGGCGGTAAAACATGAGGATCTTTTCGTAAGATTAAAAAATCAAGGTATCCCTTTAAACAATGTTCAAGACATTTCTAAATCGGGTAAACCTACAGCGGAAAAGTCACAGTCTCCAACAATTACAAAGCTACAGGGTTTTATAAAGAAAGTGTTGTCTTATCAATATGGTAAAGATCGTGAGATTTTCTATCGCGGTCATTCGAGTAAAGACCAATACAAACTTGAGCCGTCACTGTTCAGGAAAGACAAAGAGGGTAACTATCTTTATCTAGATGTAGAACACATTATTTGCCGAGAGCTTTTGGTATCAAACTCAGCTGATTTTTCGTCAGATATCTACACCTTAGATCGACTAGTGAGAATGCAGCATTATTCGTTACCGACAAGGTTGTTAGATATAACATCTAACCCTCTGATTGCACTATATTTCGCATGTAAAGGATCCTCAGAAGAGTCTGGTGAAGTTATAATATTCGCGGTTAAAAGGGAGAACGTAAAGTATTTTGACTCTGATGTTGCTAGTTGTATATCTAATCTTTCAAGGCTACCTAAGTCTGAGAAGGACAAGATTGATTTCAATTTGGATATTGAAGACTTTAATGAGCAGAAATCGGTTAGAAGGCTCTTGCACTTTATAAAAGAAGAAAAGCCATTTTTTGAGCCAATTATAGATCCAAAAGATATGAGAAAAGTCATTTGTGTAAAGGGGAAAAAGAGCAATGACAGAATAACCTCTCAATCAGGAGCTTTTTTATTGTTCGGTCACGAAGTGATATTTGATGAAAAAGGTACAGAAGAAATTGAAGTATTAAGGATTACAATAACTAACAAAACTGTACTATTGAAGGAGCTTGATCTACTAAATATTAATGAAAGTACTGTATTTCCATACATTGAAAACTCAGCCCGCTACGTCGCTGATAAATATAAATTTAACAAGGCGTTTAAGAGTAATTCGTAA
- a CDS encoding molybdopterin oxidoreductase family protein: protein MSDSNSGWIKSTCAYCGVGCGIEARPTALGKLEVRGDKEHPSNYGKLCTKGIALGETVTPLGRLTQPTHIQNQQKHELAWDDATQLVADRFNQTIEEFGPDSVAFYVSGQLLTEDYYVANKLMKGFIGSGNIDSNSRLCMASSVVGHKRAFGSDTVPICYEDLEQTDLVVITGSNLAWCHPVLFQRLRAAKQANPKLQVIVIDPRYTDTCEIADQHLAIESGSDVALFNGLLSYLADNDALDEAYISKNTEGFQQAIESAKKYVYHSDSNINSEQGVSQLTGLTEQEVERFYRAFASNKKVVTIYSQGVNQSSQGCDKVNAILNCHLATGKIGQAGMGPFSVTGQPNAMGGREVGGLANTLAAHFEFGDEKSHQTVSDFWQTDNLATKPGLKAVELFDDMLEGKIKAVWIMATNPVVSLPDSARVKAALENCPFVVVSDCIADTETTRLADVVLPAQGWSEKSGTVTNSERRISRQRRILPSPGEAKPDWWMIKEVAQKMGHQHAFDYRHEGQIFEEYCQMTSLDNANGKQRDLCLIGLTNLDDKGYSELKPQQWPVLELQQDIVNKRMFTDGEFFTKSGKAQFVAVEHALPLTTSSPDYPLIMNSGRVRDQWHTMSRTGLASSLGDHTPEPFIAVHPETAKKFGLETGTNQTNQVVKVKSAQGESQARLVLTQEMRKEQVFMPIHWNGTTAKDSKPCDLILPNTDTNSGQPEFKHTPVMLEACAYRSEAALVSDKVMDCSSFDYWVRQKVEGGFLYRISSSKNPMELVIQLANTLDELPEPNAEAVKSLHYHGNKSFKNYGSAKLGEFGVKQAFVVNSNLDHESINWLVECLTREADEEFEAEFLSTMAK from the coding sequence ATGAGTGATTCAAACAGTGGCTGGATAAAATCGACATGTGCCTATTGTGGTGTTGGCTGCGGAATAGAAGCGAGGCCCACTGCATTAGGTAAGCTTGAAGTGCGCGGTGACAAAGAACACCCGTCGAATTATGGAAAGTTATGTACTAAAGGCATTGCTCTAGGTGAAACCGTAACACCTCTAGGTCGTCTTACTCAGCCTACTCATATTCAAAATCAACAAAAACATGAACTCGCATGGGATGACGCCACTCAATTGGTCGCTGATAGGTTTAACCAAACCATTGAAGAGTTCGGCCCTGATTCGGTTGCGTTCTATGTCTCTGGTCAACTGTTAACAGAAGACTATTACGTTGCCAATAAGCTGATGAAAGGCTTTATTGGCAGCGGAAACATCGACAGCAACTCAAGGCTTTGCATGGCATCGAGCGTTGTTGGACACAAGCGTGCATTTGGTAGCGACACGGTGCCTATTTGCTATGAAGATTTAGAGCAAACTGACTTGGTCGTGATTACTGGCTCAAACTTAGCATGGTGTCATCCGGTTCTTTTTCAAAGGTTAAGAGCGGCTAAGCAAGCGAATCCCAAACTGCAAGTGATCGTCATAGATCCTCGTTATACCGACACATGTGAAATAGCAGATCAACATTTAGCGATTGAATCGGGCTCTGATGTGGCTTTGTTTAACGGATTGCTTTCATACCTAGCGGATAATGATGCACTTGATGAAGCCTATATAAGCAAGAACACAGAAGGCTTCCAACAAGCGATCGAGTCAGCAAAGAAGTATGTTTACCACTCTGATTCAAACATCAATTCTGAGCAAGGCGTCAGCCAGTTGACCGGGCTAACGGAACAAGAGGTTGAGCGCTTCTATCGTGCGTTCGCATCAAACAAAAAAGTCGTCACCATTTATTCTCAGGGCGTGAATCAGTCGAGCCAAGGTTGTGACAAAGTGAACGCTATTCTCAACTGTCATTTAGCCACCGGAAAAATCGGACAAGCAGGTATGGGGCCTTTCTCTGTGACCGGGCAACCCAACGCAATGGGCGGTCGCGAAGTTGGTGGTTTAGCGAATACGCTGGCGGCGCACTTTGAGTTTGGGGATGAAAAATCACACCAAACGGTGAGTGATTTTTGGCAAACCGATAACTTAGCAACCAAACCCGGCTTGAAAGCAGTCGAGTTGTTTGACGACATGCTTGAAGGCAAGATCAAAGCGGTGTGGATTATGGCGACCAACCCTGTGGTGAGCCTTCCAGACAGTGCGAGAGTGAAAGCCGCGCTAGAAAACTGTCCATTTGTGGTGGTGTCAGATTGCATTGCCGATACTGAAACCACACGCTTGGCCGATGTTGTGTTGCCTGCGCAAGGTTGGAGTGAAAAATCGGGTACCGTGACCAACTCTGAGCGCCGTATATCAAGGCAGCGCCGCATATTGCCAAGCCCGGGTGAAGCTAAACCTGATTGGTGGATGATTAAAGAAGTGGCGCAGAAAATGGGTCATCAACATGCCTTTGATTATCGTCATGAAGGGCAGATATTTGAAGAGTATTGTCAGATGACTAGCCTTGATAATGCGAATGGCAAGCAACGAGACTTGTGCTTAATAGGTTTAACAAACTTAGACGATAAAGGTTACAGCGAGCTAAAACCCCAGCAATGGCCCGTACTAGAATTACAGCAAGATATCGTAAATAAACGAATGTTCACCGATGGTGAGTTTTTCACTAAGTCAGGAAAAGCGCAGTTCGTTGCGGTTGAACATGCTTTGCCATTAACGACATCGTCACCAGATTATCCGCTTATTATGAACAGCGGACGAGTGCGCGATCAATGGCACACCATGAGTAGAACAGGGCTTGCCTCATCACTTGGAGACCACACTCCCGAGCCGTTCATTGCTGTTCACCCTGAAACCGCCAAGAAATTTGGATTGGAAACGGGCACAAACCAAACCAACCAGGTTGTTAAAGTGAAAAGCGCTCAAGGTGAGTCTCAAGCGCGCTTGGTATTAACCCAAGAGATGCGTAAAGAGCAGGTGTTTATGCCGATCCATTGGAATGGCACCACGGCCAAAGACAGCAAGCCGTGTGACCTGATTTTACCTAACACCGATACCAATTCAGGACAGCCAGAATTTAAACACACACCTGTGATGTTAGAGGCATGCGCTTATCGCAGCGAAGCGGCACTGGTCAGCGACAAGGTGATGGACTGCAGCAGCTTTGATTACTGGGTTAGGCAGAAAGTGGAGGGCGGTTTTCTGTATCGTATCTCGTCATCTAAGAATCCGATGGAGCTAGTTATTCAGCTTGCCAACACACTGGATGAATTACCTGAACCCAACGCAGAAGCGGTTAAATCACTCCATTATCACGGCAATAAATCGTTCAAGAACTATGGTTCAGCCAAGCTTGGTGAGTTTGGCGTGAAACAAGCGTTCGTGGTGAATAGTAACCTAGATCATGAAAGCATCAACTGGCTGGTGGAATGCCTAACCCGAGAAGCCGATGAAGAATTCGAAGCCGAGTTTTTGAGTACCATGGCGAAGTAG
- a CDS encoding DUF3916 domain-containing protein: MRRTSFHRPKQKVRNPERHIRALKAWAEEFRGYYPERDDEQYTNFKIWTLDRFVQGSSSKFEWQKEALEQLFVAANHMVNAKPDNEQGKSWVAVLLCYPNLFASEVTVFFDETYYKRFRPDDGLLLGRSILAKYEISASFDYIELGYKEDWGDEEESIEVEMWTIGEPSL, translated from the coding sequence ATGCGAAGAACTAGCTTTCATCGTCCAAAACAGAAAGTACGAAATCCAGAAAGGCATATACGTGCCCTAAAAGCGTGGGCTGAAGAGTTTCGAGGTTATTATCCAGAACGGGATGATGAGCAATATACTAACTTTAAAATTTGGACACTTGATCGCTTTGTCCAAGGTTCTAGTTCCAAGTTTGAGTGGCAGAAAGAGGCTTTAGAGCAATTGTTTGTAGCTGCCAATCATATGGTTAATGCAAAGCCAGACAACGAACAAGGTAAGTCTTGGGTAGCTGTACTTCTTTGTTATCCCAACCTCTTTGCGAGTGAAGTAACAGTGTTCTTCGATGAAACCTACTATAAGCGGTTTAGGCCTGACGATGGCTTACTGCTAGGTAGAAGTATTTTGGCAAAGTATGAAATTTCCGCAAGTTTCGATTACATCGAGTTGGGTTACAAAGAAGACTGGGGTGATGAAGAAGAAAGTATAGAAGTTGAAATGTGGACAATAGGTGAACCCTCCTTATAA
- a CDS encoding NarK family nitrate/nitrite MFS transporter, whose protein sequence is MDNTKFSLLSFKGKMKTLHLSWMAFFITFVVWFNFAPLLQMVKTTLGLSTEEIKTLLILNVALTIPARVAVGMLTDRYGPRLVYSSLLAVCSIPCFMFAMADSFIQAAIARFLLGFIGAGFVVGIRLVSEWFPHNELGTAEGIYGGWGNFGSAAAAFTLPTLALAFGGEDGWRYAVGITGVMSLAFSFVFYKNVTDTPKGSTYFKPAQVTAMEVTSKGDFFFLLIMKIPMYAALALLTWKLSPTNINMLSDMAVYSVYAGLAALYIYEVSQVWKVNKNVFKEEVPEIHQYKFKQVAVLNVLYFATFGSELAVVSMLPLFFSETFELTPVLAGMVASAYAFMNLMSRPGGGWISDKFGRKPTLLILTIGLAVGYFAMGQVDSTWPVWLAVVAAMACSFFVQAGEGAVFATVPLIKRRMTGQIAGMTGAYGNVGAVVYLTVLSFVSYQTFFLVIAATAILGFVTLLFMEEPNGQIAEVNDDGSVTLINVSN, encoded by the coding sequence ATGGATAACACAAAATTTTCGCTGCTTTCATTTAAGGGTAAGATGAAAACCTTACACCTAAGCTGGATGGCCTTTTTTATCACCTTTGTTGTGTGGTTCAACTTTGCCCCGCTACTGCAAATGGTGAAAACTACGCTTGGTCTTTCTACTGAAGAGATCAAAACACTGCTTATTCTCAACGTTGCGTTAACCATTCCTGCTCGTGTCGCAGTGGGTATGTTAACCGATAGATATGGCCCAAGGTTGGTCTACTCTTCATTACTTGCTGTCTGTTCAATCCCTTGTTTTATGTTTGCGATGGCAGACTCTTTCATTCAAGCGGCTATTGCACGTTTCCTATTAGGTTTCATTGGCGCAGGCTTCGTTGTTGGTATACGCCTTGTGTCTGAGTGGTTCCCACACAATGAACTGGGTACAGCAGAAGGTATTTACGGCGGTTGGGGTAACTTCGGTTCAGCAGCGGCAGCATTCACGCTTCCAACTCTCGCTCTAGCATTTGGTGGCGAAGACGGTTGGCGTTATGCGGTTGGTATTACTGGCGTAATGAGCTTAGCGTTCTCGTTTGTGTTCTACAAAAACGTAACGGATACACCAAAAGGTTCGACTTACTTCAAGCCTGCTCAAGTAACAGCGATGGAAGTAACATCAAAGGGTGACTTTTTCTTCTTACTTATTATGAAGATCCCGATGTATGCCGCTTTAGCACTACTGACATGGAAACTATCGCCAACCAACATCAACATGCTGTCTGACATGGCGGTTTACTCGGTTTACGCAGGTTTAGCCGCACTTTACATATACGAAGTGTCGCAAGTTTGGAAGGTAAATAAGAACGTATTCAAAGAAGAAGTGCCAGAGATTCACCAGTACAAATTCAAGCAAGTTGCGGTACTTAACGTATTGTACTTCGCGACATTTGGTTCTGAATTGGCTGTTGTATCTATGCTGCCGTTGTTCTTCTCTGAAACCTTTGAATTAACGCCGGTTCTTGCGGGTATGGTTGCATCGGCTTATGCCTTTATGAACCTAATGTCTCGCCCAGGTGGTGGTTGGATTTCAGATAAATTCGGTCGTAAACCAACACTGCTTATTCTAACGATTGGTCTTGCTGTAGGTTACTTCGCAATGGGTCAAGTAGACAGCACATGGCCTGTATGGTTAGCGGTTGTCGCGGCGATGGCGTGTTCTTTCTTCGTTCAAGCGGGTGAAGGTGCGGTATTTGCGACAGTTCCTCTAATCAAACGACGTATGACAGGTCAGATTGCAGGTATGACGGGTGCTTACGGTAATGTGGGTGCAGTAGTTTACTTAACAGTGCTGTCTTTCGTGAGCTACCAAACCTTCTTCTTAGTGATTGCTGCGACCGCCATACTTGGCTTTGTGACTCTACTGTTCATGGAAGAGCCTAACGGTCAAATTGCCGAGGTTAACGACGATGGCAGTGTCACGCTGATTAATGTTTCAAACTAG